In Archaeoglobaceae archaeon, a single window of DNA contains:
- a CDS encoding inorganic phosphate transporter: MIDILIILGVISAFYVAWNIGANDAANSMATSYGSKALTLRQIIIVAAILEFLGATFFGKNVVKTIAKGIVPIEILDPQLVVYGSIAALLSAGLWITIATYLNLPISTTHSIVGAMLGFGIAAVSQGHLTLNAIKWSELIKIMLSWLISPITGAILAFFTFSLIRVFLFRKFRAEKVENVFRYLQVFTACYVAFAHGSNDVANAVGPMAAIFGLRGDGYYEIPREILAFGGLGIALGVATWGYRVIKMVGEQITQLTFTRGFSAEFATATTVLSASALGLPISTTHTLVGSVIGVGLAGGISGVNLNVVQKIIFSWILTLPIAMMLSIGIYTILVVFV, from the coding sequence ATGATTGATATTCTGATCATCCTTGGAGTCATCTCTGCTTTCTATGTCGCCTGGAATATCGGCGCGAATGATGCTGCAAACTCAATGGCGACTTCTTACGGGAGCAAAGCTCTAACTTTGAGACAGATAATTATTGTGGCTGCAATACTGGAATTTTTGGGTGCTACTTTTTTTGGCAAGAACGTTGTCAAAACCATAGCTAAGGGAATAGTCCCAATAGAAATTCTCGACCCACAGCTTGTTGTTTATGGCTCAATCGCCGCATTACTTTCAGCAGGGCTGTGGATCACGATTGCTACCTATCTTAATCTACCAATTTCTACAACGCACTCAATCGTCGGTGCAATGCTAGGTTTTGGAATTGCAGCTGTTTCACAGGGACATTTGACCTTAAATGCCATAAAATGGAGTGAGCTGATTAAAATCATGCTCAGCTGGCTAATATCACCAATTACAGGAGCTATTTTAGCTTTTTTTACTTTTTCATTGATAAGGGTATTCTTATTTAGAAAATTTCGAGCTGAAAAAGTCGAAAATGTCTTCAGATACCTTCAGGTGTTCACAGCCTGCTACGTTGCTTTTGCACATGGAAGCAACGACGTTGCAAATGCAGTCGGACCAATGGCTGCAATCTTTGGATTAAGAGGAGATGGATATTATGAGATTCCAAGAGAGATCCTGGCATTTGGAGGTCTTGGAATCGCACTGGGTGTAGCTACTTGGGGTTATAGAGTTATAAAGATGGTTGGAGAGCAGATAACCCAGTTAACATTCACAAGAGGGTTTTCCGCAGAATTCGCAACTGCAACCACGGTTTTGTCAGCGTCTGCCTTAGGATTGCCAATATCAACAACCCATACACTTGTGGGAAGCGTGATTGGCGTTGGGCTCGCTGGAGGTATATCGGGTGTAAACCTTAATGTAGTCCAAAAAATTATATTCTCATGGATACTAACCCTTCCGATCGCTATGATGCTCTCAATAGGCATATATACGATACTGGTGGTGTTCGTATGA